AACTGTCAAAAGATTGTTATATTCCACCATAAATGATGatggaatattaaatatttagaaacGTAGCATTAGACTCTTTACACTTTACATATGATATATCAACTAATCATTCTCTTCGTTATGTTGATTTTCAGCAATTTCATTTTCCCTTAGGgatcatatattttaatgtaacgGTAAGCAAACTATGTAAACAATTCCTGCATTATCTCTTAGCTAGTGGTATACGCATTTGTGCACATGCGTATACGTACGTCAGCTTGAGCTTATTTATCTCTGTTTTTGCAGAAGTAATAAAGTTTTTATATGCGTAGGTAGATATCGAATATGTTGATGTGTAGTGCATTTACAtttactttcttatttattttagctTTGTGAACTTATAAACGATTATTAACGTttcttgcgtgtatatatatatatatatatatatatatatatatNNNNNNNNNNatatatatatatatatatatatatatatataaatcttagacagatacatacacacatgaaaattatactcagatgatgatgatgatgatgatgatggcggtggtgatacTCTTTCTTCAATCGATTTTGGTTTACGTGTCAGTGACTGAGAAGCACGAATGCTGTGTGCATGGCTATAACATGGTTTAGTAAAGCGAGAACTGCCATTGGTGCAATAACCTTTCAATATCGTTACCATCATAGCGACATGTACATTAATAATAAGCCATCTCTGGACTTCCTTTTCAGGATGTTTCATTAATTGCATGCATGGATTGTTCACACTCGTGCTGAAGCATCTCCCAATGCTGTGATAATCCACTTCCTATCAATATTTTGGAGTCTTTTTTCCTCAGACTTAGCAACCTGGTGAAACAGTTATCTCCATAAGTCACAGCTTAGTGGGAATAAGTTCCAAGATTTATGCTTATCCTCATACACCTATATTTCTCTTTCAGTCAGTTATTTGAACGGATCAAAATCTTGTCCATCATACGTTACAGCATCTAATATTTCTTCATACAGGATTTGCCTGATATTTGGCATTTTTTCTTCCGTACTAcgtaattgatttattttatttgtgctcCGAAAGAAGGTTTTTCGATATTATTAAGTTTACACTGCACGAAGAAGGTTATTCATAACATTCATACATGAGTAAAGTTCACGAAGCAAatcatatacacaaattatatacacaaatcaaAGATAAAATTTTCCAAGAACTGTATATGTCTCGTTTAGTGTTTAAGTATCTGCTCAATACTGTGATAGTGAAAGTAAAATTGCTCTGTAGACATAAAAGTTTATGTGACGGTGAGAGTACAGTCGCTCAGTAGACACAAACCTTGACCGTACTCAACACAACATGACTGTGCCGTACATGGTGTAAGTGCTACCCTGTTGACTTTACAGTCGGCATGTAAATCTCACAATTATCATTTTCTAGATATCCTACTAATTCATCTGGAAGAGTGGTATGGGAATAACTCGCATGAGAATAGTGAGATGTGAAGACGAACACTAGTATTAGTTTCTCGCATTAACATGTAACTGTATTAACATTTCTGTAAGCTCTGCGGTGTAATTTTGGCAGTGGAGACAACGGGATTAATGATTTACTAAGCAATGGCTAATGTGTGTGCTACAAATGTACTTTCATCGAAAAGCAATAACTCATTAACCATCACTCTAGTGTTTATTGAGGATGCTCCTACAGTTCTACCGTTGATTTCAGCTTTCCTGCAACGTAATTGTAAATCGTGTTTCCAGAACTGTTACGACATAACTGCATAACGTTCACGTgatcataaatttatttaattcagtCGCCAGCAGGGAACAATTCGGACAAGAAAAACTCTAAAATAGGTGCGGTAATATGTGCCTGCATCGTTTCGTTTCCTAGATATAAGCAAAGTGGATAATTGTTATAATCATGTCAGCTGAATCTAAGTCTTTTATCTGGTCCATCTGGAAAAAGCCAAAATTTATTCCTAGAAGGAGAATCAAAGATTACGTCAGATCAAACATTACTCATAggattttcttgtttctctctttttcaaagAACCTTCGTAGAAAGTGAATCATATCCACAATGTCACATCCTCACCTAAAAATTGCTTCCGTTAGTACTGTTTTCGTTAAGTCATAATTTGGTCAAAGATAATACTGGCTAGAACTGTAGTTATCGCCCTTGATCTTATGTAGATCGCAGTGAGATCACTAAACAACTAAGTGACCAGATAAATGAGGTCTTTAAACTTCCGAGAGACGATAACAATTCTGTGACTTAGCTGGTTAAATAGTCAGCTTTATATCTGTAGTCTTCAATCCGAAGATGTACTAATGCCTTGACATTAGAGAGCTAGCTGCTTTTACTCCTGAACTCAATTATAACTGGTTGCCAACTCTGGTTTAACTACagcatcataaaaatatttagatcatgatttcaaaagatttttgtctATGATCTCGAAAAGGCCGGCTGTCAAAACTAGAGTGATACTTTTAGATTTCTCCTGCAACAAAGTCTTCTGCTGCCATGAGTATTAGCAGCTTTCTGAAACTCAGGAAACATCTCTCGCTATTAGCACTTCATTCTAGAAGCATATTTGTCTGCTACTTtcaatcgatacattttctcagGAGAATCTTATTTTCGACCATATCACTGTGCGTGTAATTCACTTTCTTAGATAAATCTCATATAGACAAGTcattttcatcaaaaaattccTATTGATTTCAGGGAAATTCATTACCATGACAACCATGCAAACACCTCACATGTGGTACATTTCATTGTCTTCATCAACTTTGGAGTAACAGATTCCGTAATGATATTACTTGATAAACGTGGTCAATAATCAGGAATCTTACAAAATACGGATGTCCAATTCCAAGAAATGTAAATGGTTGGCAAATTTCAGTTTGGCATAAGTCTATAAGCAGTCATGCGATACAGTACGTCGGATTCGGGCCAATATTCCGCTCGCTCGTGTGCGTGTGACATCTCAACAGTCCCTGATATGAAACACTACCTAATATGATACGTTTTACTGTATGAATCGCAGATATTTCCGggatgtggatgtgtgcatgcgtgtgtgtgtttgtcccaccacttaGCAGtaagtgttagtgtgtttacatatctagcggttcagcaaaatggaACGATAGACAAAAAAAGAATTAGACAAacttagacaaaaaaaaagaactcctgggatcgattcattcgattaaattTGTGTATATCAATAGAAAAAAGATGAAATCATTGCATAGAAGTCGGCAGAGGAGGGAATGTGAAAGAAATAGACCCTATTCATTTTTCTGACTCCGTGTGCACCGTGGATAGTCGGCTTCACTGTATGCTCGTAAACATCTCTAACAATATATCGAATAATATGATATTGCAGAAGAGGGCGAGTATCAATGAAACATGTTAGCCATTATGGATCTATATAAGCTGATAACAGTGGCATAATCATTTGAACAAGTTTGGCGACTAAGAGACGTAAAAAATGTACTTTGAGAGTACGGAATACCAAGTATCTTGTGACGTTGCACCTTATCTTTTTAATTAAGTTCCTGAAAATAAGAGTGACTGTTCTTATAAATTTTGCAGGCCCTCCCGGACTAATGATATCGATGCCGTTGATATTTAGCGTGACCATTTACCGGTCAATGCTCATACGGAAAGAGAAGGTGCAGGGTGAATTCAATCAGGTTTCAGTCTTGCCGAAGAAATACTGGATGAACTATTAAGAACGGGATTTAAGAGTAAAAAGGCAAAAAGGATGGAAAGAAGAGTGAAACTGGATATATCGGATATGATTTATAGGACATTTTTTATGAGAGTGGGCCACTGGAAAGTTCAGAATTACAGAGGCAGTTTTTGTAGCTTGAGAAAAAGTCGCGCATCTGTGGACATACAATTTCAGTTTGTTGAATTTCCTGGAGATGATTTCATTTGGAATACAGTAGGATGgctgtatttttcctttttcttttccttttttttttgtttttgtttttgtttcttctgcaGTAACATCATTCTCTTTTAGATGGCAGTTGTGATCGAATGTGTACcttatttaaaacatatttacaacTCTTCGCAATGAAGAAGCCTCTATGTCGTAGAAGAATCTGCCAGGAACAGCTGCCAAATCCTATTCAAATACACACTACTATCtttaaaatagaataatacaTCAAAGGCATAGCTAGATACAGTACGTCTGAAAAACGACGTTGTAGACACGGTTGGAATGCTTTCAACCATAAGGCTGATTGATCAAGATTAACCTGGGGCTAACCAACGACATCAACATGTAACAGCTTTTCTGGGTGAAATACGATATTAAAAAAGGTTCTGAGATCGTATTTTGGAAGGGCCTGCTGTGACACTTTTTTCCAGCGGCAACTTGATGTGTTCAGCTACCAGCCCAGGCTTTACTGCTAGTAAGGATAAGAAAAGAAGCAAACTGTCAAAGTATCGGTcgctctctgacaggtttatggtcgAGCTTCTGGCAGTAGAAACCTCCGGTGTTCTCGACCCCAAAtccatatccctgctcaccacTACTGGGGCGGAGATGGCGCTGTCCGCAAGTGCGAGCCCCTTgtgtcagagtggctgttccagcatATCTCTCTCACAATCTTCCAGGGTTACATCTCCTCCATTTATTCTGCTAGAACCATGAGACGGGCTGAATTGCAGAGAATCGAGAGAATATAAGAATTTCGTAGCTtacttttccattttcattttcttctttcctttccgtttttgtttcgtctaattattattattttatttgtaaatattactGTTTCTCACTGGCTAATTATCTCGGACACTTGCCCTTTTTTACCTCCTCGccgtaagaagaaaaaaaactaaagataacagagtaaataattaaacaaaataattaattgatgAAGTAAGAGGTCGAATGAAAACAGTGAATGTACTTACGAAGACATTTAGCGTCAACTCCTGGATTCCATTCCGGAAGagaattttcagattttatttcacatttatacGTATCATgacctttaaaaaaataagacttCTTGCATCCTGTTATCATCACCTTACTCCCTACAGTGTAGTTGAAATTGTCGATAAGGGCATTGTCTACATCAAGATGGCCACATGAATTTCCTGTGAGttataagtaataataatcaaaataaaaacagtgatttaaaaaaaaaccatcatcAATATACTGCGAAATAACAAACGCAATAGCAAAAGTCAATTGTTTATTACACATTGATTAACTAGGTTTTTTATGGCTTAATCAAGGTAGCATTTATGAGATCAGGCTTTCAGAGATCGGCATGAAGACGTATTTCGTGAGACTTGAAGGCCTGACTAGAATATTTCCAACAGTGAGGGCCCACTAAACATCGACGTAACTGGTTCGTAATACATCGACTCCGAACGAATGAGAGGCAAAGGCAACCcaggcggcatttgaactcagaacgtgaagacggacgaaataccgctaagcatttcactcggcgtgttaacgattctgccagttcgccgccttaatgaaaataataataaaaatggtttcaaattttgctacaagggcagtaattttgggggaggagatgagtcgattacatagaccctagtgttcaactggtacttaatttatcgaccccgaaaggatgaaagcaaagtcgatcccggcagtatttgaactcagaacgtgaaaacggacgacatgccgctaagcatttctctcgacgtgctaacaattctaccaacttgccgccttaataataataataataataataataataataataataatgatgatgatgatgatgatgatgatgatgatgatgatgatgatgatgatttcaaattttggcagaaggccagcaatttcgaaggaggagtaagtcgattacctccACTTCagtggatgaaaggaaaagtcgacctcggcgtatttgaactgagaaggggatgacagacgaaatgccgctaggcattttgccctgcgtgctaacgattctgcccgctcgccgcctttaatttcgaattttggcacaaggccagcaatttcggggtaggggttgattatatcggccccagtgttcacctggcacttattttatcgacctcgaaagagtgaacagtaaagtcgatctcagcagcgtttgaacacagaacatagaaacaTACGAAATGTtcctaagcactttgtccagcgcgctaacgattctgtcagctcaccgctatagcaacaacaataacaacgacgatgacgacaatgatgatgatgatgatttttttaacAGAAGCACAAGACATGACATTATGTGGGAAGGAGTTAATCGATTACAactattgataattattttattgaccccgaaactATATCAAACAAACTTAAACTCGATAATAACAACTAAAATATACGTACGTGTTTTCTGGCTTTTTGTAAGGTATTCGTATAACCGGGCAATATTCTTACTGTTATGTGCCGTATTTCTATCTCCCGTAACAGCATAATCGTATTTGCAAAATTCACTAAAACGTTCATGACCACATATAGCTTCTGCGTCAGTTGGATAGGTTACATTAGCCAAACTACCTCCTACAAATGATGTGTCACGTGTCCTGAAATGTCTAAACAAGCTGTTGGTTCTGTCCAGAACGGCCCCTGgtgaagaacaataacaaacaaaattatgAGAAATGACAGGAGAAATGCTACGAAGAAACATACTTGTAGACATACGGTCCATCGATCAAATGGGGTCAGTCATTATAACGAAAAAAGTTTGGTATCATTTATTCACCATTAGACGTGTTTCATTTCCTtataggagttacaaaattgtacatgtaggagAAACAAGTAACTTATCTCCAACGGGTACAGTTTTATAACTCCTatcagcaaatgaaacacgtgtaatgagGAGTTAATAATACCaaaagttttccttttttttttttttccttctcccgttttgatatgtaattgctctacaaaaatattttccagtatttttcacCTCTTATGCATACCTCACATAAATACAGCATATTTACATATGACTTTAGAGAACTGAAATAACCAGATGTGTTTCAAGAGGACACATGTTGGATTGTACTGTATATATTAGACGATAAAGCATTATTGCAAGGCACTTTGGAGAAATACTTTTCTTCCGTATACTCGCAATGACCAACACCTTATGAGCGGAAttggatagacggaaactgtatgggaGATCATCGgttgtacacaacacacacacacacacacacacacacacacacacacacacatacatgcatacatacatacatacatacatacatatatacatacagagagtgaGCATGCTCATCTCATTGCATCTCAGTATTCACACTGCCATTAACATAATCTTTCCAGCGAAACATTCTCCCTTCATTGCATCtcagccttcacatgtcctccaCATTCAATGTTCgtgttttttttctacttttcaatGCATATCAATggataaaatataataagaaGATAGACAAACTTTAAACAAGCGTTACAACTTACAGTAAGTAATATTTTGTGGTTGATCATCTGTGGGTTTATCATTCCAGGATCCCAGCAACCCATTAACTTTATTCTGAAGAATACAAAATATCACaatatttagtgaaaaaaaaaaaagatctgtaGTAATTCACTCCGTTATTTATAGCAAAGCCTAAGCATGTCTTTATCTTctgcagacacatgcatacattctcattcatatattttcatacgaagtaattaaaaataaaagcctTCTATTACAGCTCAGCGACGTTGTCTATTTTGTGGAagaattttaagttttaaaaactGAGGAGCATCTGCAAATGGAGAGACTGTGTCTTACATTAGCAACCACAAACGGGCACTTCTAAAAAAAGCTATCACATAATCAAACATTCATCTCCATTTTAACCAACGCGAGTAGGGACTCTACGATTCGCTCAAGTTGCTAGACATAATAGTCAATTCATCCATTACAGATCACACGCTACAGTTTTTTAAAAAGATTACATTGGACAATACAGTGTTTGACATGCAAAACTACACAACGGCCATTGCGGATCTGCTAATTTGAGGATGACCTACATTCaacaacatgcatgcatgcctataCGCATTTTTAATACCCCGCTTGCTTACGCATGTGCctggaattaaaagaaaattgttgaGGGAGATAATGTACTCGATTGTCAGTTTAAAGATTTTCTTAGCTCAAATCCTCATGCAGTATTCATTCGCCTAATTCAGAAAAGCATTAATATTTACAAGCTTCAGTTAACATACATGCCGGGTAAGCTGTGACATCTGAAAATGTCATCCATAATTTCCTGGTGTCTCATACAGAAGGAAATTAATCTTTCATTTACCTAATGAAATTAAACTGGAGATAAACAGCAGTACTATCTGTGGAAATTACTACAGATGTCTTTAAACCCATGGACATACCACGTTAAAACCCTCATATACTGATGTAATGCAAAGTTTGTAGTAATATATCTGTGCGTTTGTGACTGTGCATgagcgtatgtacatacatgcaacacacacacatacatacacactaatacatacatgcatgtacgaaGAGGTGGTGAAAAGTTCTTAGCTTTGGGTAAAGaaaaacacaggaggatcagttaattaatcTTATTTAACACATTCCCCTTTCAaatccacacacttattgtagtggtTTTTCAGTTTTCTTAGCCCTGTAAAAGCCAGGAAGTTGTCAGTACCCCGTCGCATACGTGCAaccacgtgtacacatacatgtttatccACTTACGACCATCTTCATCAGGTTCACACTTGTACTATCCAGTTAGCCACAGCATTGTGTCAGAGGTGAGATTAAGACCAACCGCCACGGACACAGGTACGGTTGAATGGTAAAGAA
The sequence above is a segment of the Octopus bimaculoides isolate UCB-OBI-ISO-001 chromosome 13, ASM119413v2, whole genome shotgun sequence genome. Coding sequences within it:
- the LOC106880316 gene encoding sushi domain-containing protein 2, whose amino-acid sequence is MPKQFTTLVAVAIRSQRESNVEIRMRYPHTDEYVLDISVNNEYLHFNDENGYAQIHRHVAIIDNSRKGKQDNFTILTSSGVGVRVSVKYDMMQLVVVTPPNLKNKVNGLLGSWNDKPTDDQPQNITYWAVLDRTNSLFRHFRTRDTSFVGGSLANVTYPTDAEAICGHERFSEFCKYDYAVTGDRNTAHNSKNIARLYEYLTKSQKTRNSCGHLDVDNALIDNFNYTVGSKVMITGCKKSYFFKGHDTYKCEIKSENSLPEWNPGVDAKCLHREQEIAQMALIIGVIVGVVVLIALIIGIACFIKRRSSKKEKP